In a single window of the bacterium genome:
- a CDS encoding AbrB/MazE/SpoVT family DNA-binding domain-containing protein codes for MTTTIKVLPKGQITLPRKLRTALRINEGDTLLLEQTKDAVVLRKGKTIHDFLGALPSKGRTVAEMREIAAGAVAKERAQGLR; via the coding sequence ATGACGACGACCATCAAGGTTCTGCCCAAGGGCCAGATCACCCTGCCGCGGAAGCTGCGGACGGCGCTGCGGATCAACGAGGGCGACACCTTGCTCCTGGAGCAGACCAAGGACGCTGTGGTCCTGCGGAAGGGAAAGACCATCCACGACTTCCTGGGGGCGTTGCCTTCCAAAGGCCGGACCGTGGCGGAAATGCGAGAGATCGCGGCCGGTGCGGTCGCAAAGGAACGTGCGCAAGGCC